From Cinclus cinclus chromosome 2, bCinCin1.1, whole genome shotgun sequence, one genomic window encodes:
- the GPR156 gene encoding probable G-protein coupled receptor 156 codes for MEPGFNCSELCDGSSSFGSQEQQQRALQELCTVTVTSFDHSMKSSPSFSAGLLGVVWTFLTGGALLALFFLIFTIRFRKNRIVKMSSPNLNIVTLLGSGLTYTSAYLFGIQEQSLPSGDSMEKLIQVRLCLLCVGTSLVFGPVLGKSWRLYKVFTQRVPDKRVIIKDLQLLAMVAALVLADTVLLMTWVFSDPVQCFRTLSVSLRATEKGMTCSVSRVQSCASLYSDLWLILILGFKSILLLYGTYLAGLTDNVSSSPVNQSLTLIVGVNLVFLAAGTICLVHRFFLTWHNLLFGFTSGGIFVCTTTINCFIFVPQLKQWKAFEEESQTMSHMAKYFTSPSRSCHSVYSEEQLYQLIGEKNSMKQLLTEKNAVIESLQEQVSSAKEKLMRLMSAESGCDPRVLPAAPCAWTSGQPGDAPQDCCPPDPDRDGWLPPRLLSTSPLGSNAQALQKQATQEPVCSQVLLFNTGDSIECGLKDFQECGTPAVQGQLPEQLPDQDNSAGVAWESSPKVSYVNSEKLWEIFQELSLDGKNCSPALAARPPFDNRGTSGEQGETRVGQEGYPSIHSPLSPYLARHRRRIPLPPVSTCFPGRDVSPRASCRVKEVGSWGHGKSAHNSQGAGGEMAGRGLLYPPAPSPPAIPREASLQPEGWLGWPESQGASSCVPQEQWRKQGTLRGPAEPSLRSLYYYPDSDSSSSSSEEMFHGCHRPCCKVCFQSPRGSLDSSSTDTDTDPSDCEDHQTEHHGGPQPVVNFKDDLKPTFV; via the exons ATGGAGCCGGGATTCAACTGCTCTGAGCTCTGCGATGGCAGCTCCAGTTttggcagccaggagcagcagcagcgggcactgcaggagctctgcactGTGACAGTG acATCTTTTGACCACAGTATGAAGAGTTCCCCATCCTTCTCTGCTGGTCTTCTGGGAGTTGTGTGGACATTCCTGACTGGAGGAGCCCTGTTAGCACTCTTCTTTCTCATCTTCACAATTCGCTTCAGGAAAAACAG GATTGTAAAGATGTCCAGCCCCAATCTCAACATCGTGACCCTGCTGGGCAGTGGCTTGACTTACACAAGTGCTTACCTCTTTGGGATTCAGGAGCAGAGTCTGCCATCTGGAGACTCAATGGAAAAGCTTATTCAG GtgaggctgtgcctgctgtgtgTGGGGACCTCCCTGGTGTTCGGCCCTGTCCTGGGGAAGAGCTGGCGTCTCTACAAGGTGTTCACCCAGCGGGTGCCAGACAAGCGGGTG ATTATCAAAGACCTGCAGTTGTTGGCGATGGTGGCAGCATTGGTGCTGGCAGACACTGTCTTGCTCATGACATGGGTGTTCTCTGACCCAGTCCAGTGCTTCCGAACCCTCAGCGTCTCACTGCGG GCGACAGAGAAAGGCATGACATGCTCAGTGAGCCGGGTCCAGTCCTGTGCATCTCTCTATTCCGATCTTTGGCTCATCCTCATTTTAGGGTTTAAG AGTATCCTACTCCTGTATGGGACCTACTTGGCTGGTCTGACCGACAATGTCAGCTCCTCACCGGTCAACCAGTCCTTGACACTCATCGTTGGGGTCAACCTCGttttcctggctgctggcacCATCTGCTTAGTTCACCGTTTCTTCCTTACTTGGCACAATTTGCTGTTTGGTTTTACCTCTGGAGGCATCTTTGTGTGTACAACCACGATCAACTGCTTCATCTTTGTCCCACAG CTCAAGCAGTGGAAAGCCTTTGAAGAAGAAAGCCAAACCATGAGCCACATGGCAAAATATTTCACCAGCccgagcaggagctgccactcAGTGTACAGCGAGGAGCAGCTCTACCAGCTCATTGGGGAGAAAAACTCTATGAAGCAGCTGCTCACTGAG AAAAATGCCGTGATCGAAAGCCTGCAGGAGCAAGTGAGCAGTGCCAAGGAGAAGCTGATGAGGCTGATGTCTGCGGAGAGCGGCTGTGACCCCcgtgtgctgccagcagctccctgtgcctggACCTCAGGGCAGCCTGGGGATGCACCACAGGACTGCTGCCCCCCGGATCCAGACAGGGATGGGTGGCTTCCCCCCCGCTTGCTGAGTACATCACCTCTTGGCAGCAATGCCCAGGCCCTCCAGAAACAAGCAACCCAGGAGCCTGTTTGCTCCCAGGTGCTGCTTTTTAATACAGGGGACAGCATTGAATGTGGCCTGAAAGATTTCCAGGAGTGTGGGACACCTGCAGTGCAGGGGCAGcttccagagcagctgccagATCAGGACAACTCAGCCGGTGTAGCCTGGGAGTCATCCCCCAAAGTCAGCTACGTAAACAGCGAGAAGCTGTGGGAAATCTTTCAGGAGTTAAGCCTGGATGGCAAAAACTGCAGCCCAGCCTTAGCTGCAAGACCCCCATTTGACAACCGAGGCACCTCAGGCGAGCAGGGAGAAACACGGGTGGGCCAGGAGGGCTATCCAAGCATCCACTCACCCCTCAGCCCCTACCTGGCAAGGCATCGTCGGAGGATCCCATTGCCCCCTGTCTCCACGTGCTTCCCTGGACGTGATGTATCCCCTCGTGCTAGCTGCAGGGTGAAGGAGGTTGGCAGCTGGGGTCATGGGAAGTCAGCACATAACTCCcagggggcaggaggggagatGGCTGGCAGAGGGCTCCTTTACCCTCCAGCACCATCCCCTCCAGCCATCCCAAGGGAGGCCAGCCTCCAACCAGAGGGGTGGCTGGGATGGCCCGAGTCCCAGGGTGCTTCATCGTGCGTCCCGCAGGAGCAGTGGCGGAAGCAGGGCACCCTGAGGGGACCTGCTGAGCCCTCCCTGCGTTCACTGTACTATTACCCAGACTCtgactccagcagcagcagctcggAGGAGATGTTTCATGGCTGCCACCGACCCTGCTGCAAGGTTTGCTTCCAGAGCCCACGTGGCTccctggacagcagcagcacagacacggACACAGATCCCAGTGACTGTGAGGATCACCAGACAGAGCACCACGGTGGGCCCCAGCCTGTGGTGAATTTCAAAGACGATCTGAAACCCACTTTTGTGTga